A genomic stretch from Barnesiella intestinihominis YIT 11860 includes:
- the tgt gene encoding tRNA guanosine(34) transglycosylase Tgt, protein MDFELVHTDECTHARAGVITTDHGKIQTPIFMPVGTVASVKAVHQRELRDDIKAQIILGNTYHLYLRPGLDILRQAGGLHRFNGWERPILTDSGGFQVFSLSDRRKLTEEGAHFRSHIDGSKHLFTPENVVDTQRIIGADIMMALDECTPGDADYDYAKKSLALTRRWLDRGWKHFCETEGLYGYKQTFFPIVQGCVYPDLRIEAAKHVADLGADGNAIGGLAVGEPTEKMYEMIEVVNEVLPQDKPRYLMGVGTPANILEGIERGVDMFDCVMPTRNGRNGMLFTRNGIMNMRNKKWADDFSPLDPEGTSYVDTCYSKAYLRHLFISEEILAMQIASIHNLAFYVWLTQEARRQILAGTFKSWKDEMICRVTTRL, encoded by the coding sequence ATGGATTTTGAACTGGTACATACCGATGAGTGTACCCATGCGAGGGCCGGAGTGATAACGACCGATCATGGGAAGATACAGACCCCTATATTTATGCCTGTGGGAACGGTGGCCTCGGTCAAGGCCGTGCATCAGCGCGAGTTGAGGGACGATATTAAGGCACAAATAATCTTGGGGAATACCTATCATCTGTATTTACGTCCGGGATTGGATATATTGCGTCAGGCCGGTGGACTGCACCGGTTTAACGGTTGGGAACGTCCTATTCTTACCGATAGTGGGGGGTTTCAGGTTTTTTCTTTGTCCGACCGTCGGAAACTGACAGAAGAGGGGGCCCACTTTCGTTCGCATATCGATGGCTCGAAACATCTTTTTACTCCCGAAAATGTGGTAGATACCCAACGTATTATCGGAGCGGATATTATGATGGCGCTCGACGAGTGTACTCCGGGCGATGCCGATTACGACTATGCCAAGAAATCATTGGCCTTGACACGCCGTTGGCTCGACCGGGGGTGGAAACACTTTTGTGAAACGGAGGGTTTGTATGGTTATAAGCAAACTTTTTTCCCGATTGTACAAGGCTGTGTCTATCCCGATTTGCGTATAGAGGCTGCGAAGCATGTCGCCGATTTGGGTGCTGACGGTAATGCCATCGGCGGATTGGCAGTGGGCGAACCTACGGAAAAAATGTATGAGATGATAGAGGTTGTCAACGAGGTCTTGCCTCAGGATAAACCACGTTATCTAATGGGGGTGGGGACACCGGCCAATATATTGGAAGGTATAGAGCGGGGTGTCGATATGTTCGACTGTGTGATGCCTACTCGCAATGGGCGCAATGGTATGCTGTTTACCCGTAACGGTATCATGAATATGCGGAATAAAAAGTGGGCCGATGATTTTTCTCCTCTCGACCCGGAGGGAACTTCTTATGTCGATACATGTTACAGTAAAGCCTATTTGCGCCATTTATTCATTAGTGAAGAAATACTGGCCATGCAGATAGCCTCGATACATAATCTGGCATTTTATGTATGGCTTACTCAGGAGGCACGTCGTCAAATTTTAGCCGGTACATTTAAGTCGTGG